DNA from Massilia antarctica:
TGCCCACGGCGGCACCTTGCGCTGCGCACGCGCGGCCATGACCGGATCGTGCCAATGCGGTGACAGGGCGCCGGCATGCTCGCCGCGCTGGGTGCGGATCAGTTGCAGCATGCGCTGCTTGAGCAGGTCGAGCTGCGAGCGGCCCTGGTCGAGCACCCGGTAGCGTCCTTCGAAGCCAAGCATCAGGCAGAAATATTGAAGTTCGAGCAGATCGATGTGCTGGGCCGGATAGGGCGCCAGGCGCGACAGTAACTGGAAGAATTTTTCTCCACCCCAGGTTTCGTTATGAAACGTCACCAGCAGGCTGCTGGCCGACCAGACGCCACCGCCGCCCCAGGGCGTCAGGGTGGCCGCTTCGTCGAGTGTGGTGCAGAGGCAGTAGCGTGCGCCGATAATGGTTTCGTTCGCAATGCCCGCTTCCCGGGCGCGGGTTTCGAACTGGCGCAATTCGGCCAGCAACTGCCCGCGCAGCATGGCCGGATCGGCGTGATGCACGGTCGTGCGAATCTGTGGAATGAGATTGAGCAGCGGGTTGGCCAGCGCCACCAGCGGGTTGCTGCCGCTGTGGATCCGTGGGCCGGGAGGCGGCGCAGCGGCGGCATCGGCTCCAACTGCGCCAGCGCCCGGCGTGGTCGACGCGCCACCCGGATTGGGCGCGACAAAATGGTCGCCGCGCCGGCCCAGCTGGCCGAGCGGATCGAAACCGAGGGTATTGGTGGAGTTCATTGACGAATGGCCCAGAATTCCATGGAGAGGCCGGGGAAATCACCGGCCACGTGCAGCGCCAGGCCGCCGGATTTTTCCAGCTGTTTCCAGAACTCGCCGGTCTTGTCGAGTTCAAAATAGGTGAAGCCGGCGTGGTAGGGCAAATGCCGCGGCGCCACTGGCAGCAGGCGCACGCCAATACCGGGAAGCTGCAGAAGCACCAGGTCGCGGATGCGCTCGACCGCGCCCATTTTCAGCTGCGCCGGGAAGCGCGTGCGCAGCAGGTCGGACGGCATATCGGCATTGACCGCCAATACGAAGCCGGCGTCCTGGATCAATTCCAGCGAAGGAATCTGCGCCACGCGAATGCCATTGCCGCGTTCTTGCAGCGCGATGGCGATGGCGTGCTGCTCAAGAACGATGGATAGCGCACGGCGCAGTTCGGCCATCAGCGGCGTGAACGTGGCCTGCAGGTCGTCGTGCAGATACGGCGGATAGACGGTCGGGCGGCGCTTGTCGGAGGTATGGGTGGCCAGGTCGCAAGCCAGTTTCAGCATGTCCTTGTAGAGCATCTCCGGATGCAAACGACTGCTTTGACCTGCATGCCAGGTAACGCCGGTGTAGCGGTTGATCACTTCAAGCAGCAGAAAATCGGCAAATTCAGCCACGCCGCTGCTGCCGGGCTGCGACAAGCGCTCGGCCAAGGCGTCGCCGCGCTGTTGCAGCAGGCCGTGCAGTTGCGAGACAAATCGTTCCAGCACGGGGTGCGCAGTGGCTGCGAGCATCGGCGGGATGTAGCTGTCATCGAGCAGCACCTGGCCATCGTTGCGGCGTTCGTGCACGCGCGCCACGCCCACGGACTGCCAGTTGGGATTGAGCGCGGATGCGGGCATCAGGCGCAGGTTCAAGCGGCCAAATTGCAGCACGGCCGGGCCGAAGGCATCGCTGTTGGCGTCTTCAATTTCGAACTCGCCGATGTCATGGCGGGTCCAGCCGCTGTTGCTGGCGGCATCTTGCGGCGGGGCCTCATCGGCCCAGGAAAAATCGGGCCGGTTGGCACGCCACAAGGGCAAGGCCAGCACGATGTCCTGATCCTTGAGCTGTGCCGGCACGTCCAGCATGGCAGGCGCATGGTCTGCCTCGAAGGCAAATGGCGTTCCATCAGGCATAACGCCGGCAGCGCTGCTGATTGCCAGCTTTCCGAGTGCAAGCGCATCACTGTCGAGCACCAGGCGTGACCATCCCCAGTGAAAACCCTGCATTGGCAGCACGCGCGATTGCACGAAGTTTTCGAGGTAGCGCTCCATCTGCTGGAAGTGGTGCGGGCGCAAAAACATGCCTTCGGTCCAGACGATGCGCTGATGCATGCTGCTGGCGATATTCGGATTGGGTGAATATGGTTTCATTTGGCTTTTTGAATCAATGCGATACCGCCCTTGTTAATACCGACCTGCAGGAGAAACTGATCGGGCAAGGTTTGCCAGAATTTAAAGACATTCAATTGTTTCGGATCCGGCAGAGTGATTGTTTCGCGCCACTTATTCTTTTCCAATAGCCGGTATTCAGCGACGATGCCAATGGCGGTGACGTCGGGATTGCCCGGTTTCTTGATCGATCGGATTTCGCCCGGTGCCAGCGCGATCTGGTCGATTTCAACCAGATCCTTGCCCAGCACCGTTTCGGCCTGGCTTTGCAGCGCAAAGAAATCGGCCGACTGGAAGCCGGTCGGCGAGCGCAGCGCATAGATCTTGACCAGCAGCGGGGACGGGCGCTGGCGGCTGTCGCCATTCACGTCGCTGGCCGCCTGCAAGTCGATGCGATAGGGCGACGCTTTGCTCGTGGCGCTCGACGCGCACGCGCTAAGCACAATGGCAGCGGTGACGGTAATCAGTAAGCCGATGACCCTGGATATTGATTGCAATGGTGGCCTCTTGGCTGATTCGCTATTCACGGACAAGCAGATAAGTTATTACATCGCTGGGCGCTCCGATACGCACTTCGATCGCCGGGCCTGTATTGAACGGAAATGATTGTAATGTTCAAAAGTGACAGGGGCATGACGCCAGGGATATTCAAAAAATTGAATAAAATGTATGGTCAGGCAATCATTAATTTCGTGCCGAAATT
Protein-coding regions in this window:
- a CDS encoding DotU family type VI secretion system protein, with the translated sequence MNSTNTLGFDPLGQLGRRGDHFVAPNPGGASTTPGAGAVGADAAAAPPPGPRIHSGSNPLVALANPLLNLIPQIRTTVHHADPAMLRGQLLAELRQFETRAREAGIANETIIGARYCLCTTLDEAATLTPWGGGGVWSASSLLVTFHNETWGGEKFFQLLSRLAPYPAQHIDLLELQYFCLMLGFEGRYRVLDQGRSQLDLLKQRMLQLIRTQRGEHAGALSPHWHDPVMAARAQRKVPPWAVASVAALACVGLFIALQWSLSSRSDEVHAAIDQLRAPRVVASAAKPSPAAQTRRLAQFLETEIAEKLVSVLDLSERSTIIIRGDSLFESGAATVSGNPAHAALLARIGKALNAVPGAVLVVGYTDDVPTRGLRFASNWELSVARAESVKNVLQALLDQPGRLRAEGRGAFEPAVPNDSPANRARNRRVEITLMVPPAAPSAESAP
- the tssK gene encoding type VI secretion system baseplate subunit TssK, with amino-acid sequence MKPYSPNPNIASSMHQRIVWTEGMFLRPHHFQQMERYLENFVQSRVLPMQGFHWGWSRLVLDSDALALGKLAISSAAGVMPDGTPFAFEADHAPAMLDVPAQLKDQDIVLALPLWRANRPDFSWADEAPPQDAASNSGWTRHDIGEFEIEDANSDAFGPAVLQFGRLNLRLMPASALNPNWQSVGVARVHERRNDGQVLLDDSYIPPMLAATAHPVLERFVSQLHGLLQQRGDALAERLSQPGSSGVAEFADFLLLEVINRYTGVTWHAGQSSRLHPEMLYKDMLKLACDLATHTSDKRRPTVYPPYLHDDLQATFTPLMAELRRALSIVLEQHAIAIALQERGNGIRVAQIPSLELIQDAGFVLAVNADMPSDLLRTRFPAQLKMGAVERIRDLVLLQLPGIGVRLLPVAPRHLPYHAGFTYFELDKTGEFWKQLEKSGGLALHVAGDFPGLSMEFWAIRQ
- the tssJ gene encoding type VI secretion system lipoprotein TssJ, producing MNSESAKRPPLQSISRVIGLLITVTAAIVLSACASSATSKASPYRIDLQAASDVNGDSRQRPSPLLVKIYALRSPTGFQSADFFALQSQAETVLGKDLVEIDQIALAPGEIRSIKKPGNPDVTAIGIVAEYRLLEKNKWRETITLPDPKQLNVFKFWQTLPDQFLLQVGINKGGIALIQKAK